The following are encoded in a window of Xanthocytophaga agilis genomic DNA:
- a CDS encoding AAA family ATPase, which translates to MNNYYNTSSNEFNQLVNQFREGRPIDFSMPQPKPERKRSIDIDFTYQARNRKPAIRINDVDLVSKGEILSVIGAPGAGKSNLVEDIVAGFVSHITHTPYPNPLIGFHYEAATPQSRMVLFDFERSTDDVAQSVGRIFRRTGMNENLLKDNHFYNVMIRSQIELGTLEERRDDIRLFLQEAIDKGEPYDYLILDGCLDLTTNMNDPEGAPEAVRWIRTLTAEFNLATICTLHPNKNSETAAGHFGTFLHRWSRAFLLLKKVPTMNGLRMLTSEFDLGKLSHSSDSVERYFTWNKERRFFTAIDAPIMLPSQPNPNHAPKLQQLIEKIFTKRMTTEIPAVEFKKLMLEASGENESKVKRLIAQAVEFGYVRVSGGKKAAIYHLVTIP; encoded by the coding sequence ATGAATAACTATTATAATACTAGCAGTAACGAATTTAATCAACTGGTCAATCAGTTTAGAGAAGGGAGACCGATAGATTTTTCTATGCCTCAACCCAAACCTGAGCGTAAACGGAGTATAGATATTGACTTCACGTATCAGGCTCGCAACCGTAAGCCTGCCATTCGTATTAATGATGTAGATCTGGTTAGCAAAGGCGAAATACTATCGGTAATTGGTGCCCCAGGTGCAGGTAAGTCTAACCTGGTGGAAGACATTGTAGCGGGTTTTGTATCCCATATCACGCATACACCGTATCCCAATCCGCTGATTGGCTTTCACTATGAAGCCGCTACTCCACAAAGCCGGATGGTGCTATTTGACTTTGAACGATCCACGGATGATGTAGCCCAGTCTGTAGGCCGGATTTTCAGGCGAACAGGCATGAACGAAAACCTGCTGAAGGACAACCATTTTTACAATGTGATGATTCGCTCCCAGATTGAACTGGGAACACTGGAAGAAAGACGCGACGACATTCGCCTGTTTTTGCAGGAAGCTATTGATAAAGGAGAACCTTACGACTATTTGATACTGGACGGCTGTCTGGACCTGACCACCAACATGAACGATCCAGAAGGAGCACCTGAGGCTGTCCGCTGGATACGTACCCTAACAGCCGAATTTAACCTGGCTACAATCTGCACCTTGCATCCGAACAAAAACAGTGAAACAGCAGCCGGGCACTTTGGGACGTTCCTGCATCGATGGAGCCGGGCATTTCTGCTGCTTAAGAAAGTTCCCACTATGAATGGACTACGAATGCTCACATCTGAGTTTGATTTAGGCAAACTTTCTCACAGCTCAGATTCAGTTGAAAGATATTTTACCTGGAATAAAGAGCGACGTTTCTTTACAGCAATAGATGCCCCTATAATGCTTCCCTCTCAGCCTAACCCTAATCATGCACCTAAGCTACAGCAGCTTATTGAAAAAATATTTACCAAACGAATGACTACTGAGATACCAGCCGTAGAGTTTAAAAAACTTATGCTGGAAGCCTCAGGTGAAAACGAAAGTAAGGTAAAACGTCTAATTGCTCAAGCTGTTGAATTTGGATATGTAAGAGTTAGTGGTGGAAAAAAAGCAGCCATCTATCATCTTGTTACTATACCCTGA
- a CDS encoding alkaline phosphatase family protein, with translation MKKTVVIDVVGLTTGLIGENTPFLKEWSLKASQATVQPVMPAVTCTAHATYYTGKWPDEHGIVANGWYYRDVCEVRNWHQSNKLVEAPKIWEVAKELDPTFTCANMGWWFNMYSSVDYSVTPRPQYLEDGRKFPDCYTQPADLRDYLQAKFGTFPLFTYWGPNTNIKSTQWLADASIEVDQKYNPTLTLIYLPHLDYNLQRIGPEDPRIATDLQEIDKVCKQLVEYYESKGAQVILLSEYGITQVDRPIMLNRVLRKEGLLAIREERGLELLDAGASDAFAVADHQIAHIYVKNEADIPRIKKLIEAVPGVDKVYAGKEREQLHLAHSRAGEIIAIADARSWFGYYYWFDDAKAPDFARLVAIHKKPGFDPVELHADPKIKFLLPKVAFKVLKKKLGFRMLMDIIPLDPTLVKGSHGRMPDSRKEYPLIMTKNKDLLGQSHIQPTEVFDVILAHLKSHKEVAV, from the coding sequence ATGAAGAAAACAGTTGTTATTGATGTAGTAGGTTTAACCACCGGACTAATCGGAGAAAATACTCCTTTTCTTAAAGAGTGGTCATTAAAAGCCAGTCAGGCAACGGTGCAACCAGTAATGCCAGCCGTTACCTGTACCGCACATGCTACTTATTATACAGGCAAATGGCCTGATGAACATGGTATTGTAGCCAATGGCTGGTATTACCGGGACGTATGCGAAGTGCGTAACTGGCATCAGTCCAATAAACTGGTTGAAGCTCCCAAGATATGGGAAGTAGCCAAAGAGCTTGATCCTACATTTACCTGTGCCAATATGGGTTGGTGGTTTAACATGTACTCTTCGGTAGACTACTCCGTGACACCCAGACCTCAATACCTGGAAGATGGCCGCAAGTTTCCGGATTGCTATACACAACCTGCCGACTTGCGGGATTACCTGCAAGCTAAATTTGGTACATTTCCCTTGTTCACTTACTGGGGGCCCAATACGAATATAAAATCTACCCAATGGCTGGCGGATGCCTCTATTGAGGTGGATCAGAAATATAATCCCACGCTTACCCTGATTTACCTGCCTCATCTGGATTATAACCTGCAACGGATAGGCCCTGAAGATCCGAGAATTGCTACAGATCTACAGGAAATAGATAAGGTGTGCAAACAGCTGGTAGAGTATTATGAAAGCAAGGGCGCACAGGTGATTTTACTTTCGGAATATGGCATTACTCAGGTTGACCGTCCTATTATGTTGAACAGAGTGCTTCGGAAAGAAGGATTGCTGGCCATTCGGGAAGAACGTGGACTGGAACTTCTGGATGCAGGTGCCAGTGATGCGTTTGCTGTAGCAGATCACCAGATTGCTCACATTTATGTTAAGAATGAGGCCGATATTCCGAGGATTAAAAAGTTGATCGAAGCTGTTCCGGGTGTAGATAAGGTATATGCAGGAAAAGAACGGGAACAACTTCATCTGGCACACTCGCGTGCAGGAGAAATAATAGCTATAGCAGATGCCCGCTCCTGGTTTGGCTATTATTACTGGTTTGACGATGCCAAAGCACCTGATTTTGCACGTCTGGTAGCGATTCACAAAAAGCCTGGCTTTGACCCTGTAGAGTTGCATGCAGACCCTAAGATTAAATTCCTTCTGCCTAAGGTGGCTTTTAAAGTCTTGAAAAAGAAGCTAGGCTTCCGGATGTTGATGGATATCATCCCACTGGATCCTACACTGGTAAAAGGCTCTCATGGCAGAATGCCCGATTCCAGGAAAGAGTATCCGCTGATTATGACCAAAAACAAGGACTTGCTTGGACAGTCACATATTCAGCCCACTGAAGTATTTGATGTAATTCTGGCTCACCTGAAGTCACATAAGGAAGTTGCAGTATAG
- a CDS encoding helix-turn-helix transcriptional regulator yields MNLQKIGQRIHYIRTEIVKLPQREFVQRMGLGQSNISQMEKGYTLPSCFFLFSLHITYDINLNWLMTGCGNMYNKPVTDNG; encoded by the coding sequence ATGAATTTACAGAAGATAGGCCAACGCATACATTATATACGCACGGAGATTGTTAAACTGCCTCAACGCGAATTTGTGCAGCGCATGGGATTAGGACAAAGCAATATTTCTCAAATGGAAAAAGGATACACTTTACCCAGCTGTTTTTTCCTGTTTAGCTTGCACATTACCTACGATATCAACCTAAACTGGCTGATGACAGGATGCGGCAATATGTACAACAAGCCTGTAACTGATAATGGGTAA
- a CDS encoding sensor histidine kinase yields MAYRLNTKQKWQLAISLMVIYYPIFLYMYLPIFGGDWQGIKASIPFLVVDAFAILFFYFIWMGVTEWILHQLAERFGEGFLLEFKFPAQLVTVVLSLVLAVSFVMVYRRVVGLMDFGLQYFTGKHLFQQPPSYMTQRLWSFVDRSSIGYFLMLMLSSFYLIANRRANQRMKEIYGKAERFEKENIQAQFSALKNQVNPHFLFNSLSILSSLVQVDAELSEKFIDQLSRAYRYILEQKDNEQVSLKTELEFIQSYVFLLKIRFEDKFNVVIQVPETYWNQYRIAPLTLQLLVENAVKHNRMSSEKPLQVYIRAENTNLIVKNKIQLRTQSDISTGVGLQNIINRYHLLTDRQVWVGESDGAFIVKIPLLS; encoded by the coding sequence ATGGCCTATCGTTTAAATACAAAGCAGAAATGGCAGTTGGCTATCAGCCTGATGGTGATATACTATCCCATTTTTCTGTATATGTACCTTCCCATTTTTGGTGGCGACTGGCAGGGTATCAAGGCCTCTATTCCCTTTCTTGTTGTTGACGCATTTGCTATCCTGTTCTTTTACTTTATCTGGATGGGCGTCACAGAGTGGATATTGCATCAACTGGCCGAGCGCTTTGGAGAAGGATTTCTGCTGGAATTTAAATTTCCGGCCCAACTGGTTACTGTAGTTCTTTCGCTGGTGCTGGCGGTTAGCTTTGTAATGGTTTATCGACGGGTTGTGGGGCTGATGGACTTTGGCCTGCAGTACTTTACGGGAAAACACTTGTTTCAGCAGCCTCCTTCTTATATGACTCAGCGACTATGGTCTTTTGTGGATCGGTCCAGCATTGGCTATTTTCTGATGCTGATGCTATCCAGCTTTTACCTGATTGCCAACCGACGCGCCAATCAGCGAATGAAAGAGATTTACGGGAAGGCAGAACGCTTTGAAAAGGAGAATATACAGGCACAGTTTTCTGCTCTGAAAAATCAGGTAAACCCCCATTTTCTCTTCAATAGCCTCAGTATCTTATCCTCTTTGGTGCAGGTAGATGCAGAGCTGTCAGAAAAGTTTATTGACCAACTGTCCAGAGCCTATCGGTATATACTCGAACAAAAAGACAATGAGCAGGTCTCACTTAAGACGGAACTGGAATTTATTCAGTCTTATGTCTTTTTGCTCAAGATCCGGTTTGAGGATAAGTTTAATGTGGTGATTCAGGTGCCTGAGACATACTGGAACCAATACAGGATTGCGCCTTTGACATTGCAGCTGCTTGTAGAAAATGCTGTCAAACATAACCGTATGTCATCTGAGAAGCCACTACAGGTGTATATCCGGGCAGAGAATACGAATCTTATTGTAAAAAATAAAATCCAGCTTCGTACACAGTCCGATATCTCAACCGGTGTTGGGTTGCAGAATATTATCAACCGCTACCACCTGCTCACCGACAGACAGGTCTGGGTTGGTGAATCAGACGGAGCTTTCATTGTTAAAATTCCCCTACTTTCATGA
- a CDS encoding Crp/Fnr family transcriptional regulator yields the protein MTDTFFRYTDRFVNFTQQDKNLLVSALTLTQVPAKTELVSYNQQTDALYFLLTGCIRKYFVKEGEQITTYIMTENGFIGAFDSIVMGIPSEEIIECLEPCTLLVLKKADLDRLYQQLPLMNEFIRKVLEGVLIQFKQTLSLFILDNPEERYIKLLSQNPEILQRVPQHMLATYLGITATSLSRIRKRILEKA from the coding sequence ATGACAGACACATTTTTTAGATATACTGACAGGTTTGTAAACTTTACCCAGCAAGACAAAAATCTCCTTGTGTCTGCTCTGACGCTTACACAGGTCCCTGCAAAAACAGAGTTGGTTTCTTATAATCAGCAAACGGATGCACTGTATTTTCTTCTCACAGGCTGTATCCGGAAATATTTTGTGAAAGAAGGTGAACAGATCACTACCTATATTATGACAGAGAATGGGTTTATAGGGGCATTCGATAGCATTGTTATGGGTATTCCAAGCGAAGAAATTATAGAGTGCCTGGAACCCTGTACCTTGTTGGTTCTGAAAAAAGCGGATCTGGACAGGCTGTATCAGCAATTACCATTAATGAATGAGTTCATACGAAAGGTACTTGAAGGTGTACTCATTCAGTTTAAGCAGACTCTTTCTCTATTTATTCTGGATAATCCGGAAGAACGGTATATAAAGTTACTCTCTCAAAACCCTGAAATTCTGCAAAGGGTACCTCAGCATATGCTTGCTACTTATCTGGGCATTACCGCTACTTCGCTGAGCCGTATCCGGAAACGAATTTTAGAGAAGGCCTGA
- a CDS encoding NAD-dependent epimerase/dehydratase family protein, whose protein sequence is MKQVFVTGGSGFVGQNLIPMLIEQGYTVKALARSAQAIQKVEKLGATAIKGDLNDAQRLAQGVKDCETVFHLAASVDFFASEKDLRKLHVEATELLLSAAKNAGVHKFVYLSAASVIMNGRPIVHADESFVSDNIIDGYSRTKLQAENLVLQANTRHFQTVALRPPLIWGKGDPNVLPAIIDAIKKGQMQFINGGNHRLVTCHVTNVCHALMLADQKDQSGKTYFLTDGETPVFKDFIQSYVGTQGVSIPDKTVSLAAAKRIAAVMEFVWKTFRLKGHPPLYKGLVNTLGLEFITNDKRARQELGYKTFVTIEEGLNSMRK, encoded by the coding sequence ATGAAACAGGTATTTGTAACAGGAGGTTCGGGTTTTGTGGGACAAAACCTTATTCCTATGCTCATAGAGCAAGGGTATACAGTAAAAGCCCTGGCACGTTCGGCTCAGGCTATCCAAAAAGTAGAAAAGCTAGGTGCTACTGCCATAAAAGGTGATCTGAACGACGCTCAGCGACTGGCACAGGGAGTGAAAGACTGTGAAACGGTCTTTCATCTGGCTGCCTCTGTCGACTTTTTCGCTTCAGAAAAAGACCTACGAAAACTACATGTTGAGGCAACAGAACTGTTGTTGTCAGCTGCTAAAAATGCAGGTGTGCACAAATTTGTCTATCTGAGTGCCGCTTCTGTTATCATGAATGGCCGGCCTATCGTACATGCAGACGAGAGTTTTGTTTCTGATAACATCATCGACGGCTATTCAAGAACCAAGCTGCAAGCCGAGAATCTGGTTCTGCAAGCCAACACCCGCCACTTTCAGACTGTAGCCCTCCGGCCACCCTTGATCTGGGGCAAAGGCGACCCTAATGTATTGCCTGCCATTATAGACGCTATAAAAAAAGGACAAATGCAGTTTATAAATGGTGGCAATCACCGCCTGGTAACCTGCCATGTCACCAATGTATGTCACGCCTTGATGCTGGCAGATCAGAAAGACCAAAGTGGCAAAACGTATTTTCTGACAGATGGAGAAACTCCTGTTTTCAAAGACTTTATACAAAGCTATGTAGGTACACAAGGTGTAAGCATTCCTGATAAAACTGTCTCTCTGGCAGCGGCAAAACGTATCGCAGCAGTTATGGAATTTGTCTGGAAAACCTTCAGGCTGAAAGGCCATCCACCTCTCTATAAAGGACTTGTGAACACACTAGGCCTGGAGTTTATCACCAACGACAAACGGGCAAGGCAAGAACTTGGCTACAAGACATTTGTAACCATAGAGGAAGGGTTAAACAGCATGAGAAAGTAG
- a CDS encoding SDR family oxidoreductase, whose product MKKALITGANKSIGFEAARQLLQQGYYVYLGSRSLANGQEAVEKLKAEGLHEVEAIQIDVSDPESVKAARAAVGEKTEVLDVLINNAGINGGRPQNALTASLEQFKAVYDTNVFGVVLVTQAFIDLLQKSPEPRIVNVTSGMGSLTLHNDPTWKYYHNKGAVYHSSKAALNMYTVVLAYELRDTAFKVNMVDPGFTATDFNQHRGTGTVEEAGKRVVKYAVLDANGPTGKFVSEENNPETGEIPW is encoded by the coding sequence ATGAAAAAAGCATTGATTACCGGAGCCAATAAGAGTATTGGTTTTGAAGCTGCCCGTCAGTTATTACAACAAGGATATTATGTGTACCTGGGTAGCCGTAGTTTAGCAAATGGCCAGGAAGCTGTCGAGAAGCTGAAAGCCGAAGGATTACACGAAGTCGAAGCCATTCAGATAGATGTAAGTGATCCGGAATCCGTAAAGGCAGCCCGTGCCGCAGTGGGTGAAAAAACAGAGGTACTGGATGTGCTGATCAATAATGCAGGCATCAACGGAGGTCGGCCACAAAACGCTCTTACAGCAAGCCTGGAGCAATTTAAAGCAGTATATGATACCAATGTGTTTGGAGTAGTACTGGTAACTCAGGCATTTATAGATCTGTTGCAGAAGTCGCCTGAGCCTCGAATTGTGAATGTAACCTCAGGGATGGGTTCACTTACTCTTCACAATGATCCTACCTGGAAGTATTATCACAATAAGGGTGCAGTATATCACTCCTCAAAAGCGGCGCTGAACATGTATACGGTTGTGCTGGCATACGAACTACGTGATACAGCATTTAAAGTAAACATGGTTGATCCTGGCTTCACTGCTACTGATTTTAACCAACATCGGGGTACGGGTACGGTTGAGGAAGCAGGCAAACGTGTGGTAAAATACGCTGTCCTCGACGCCAACGGCCCAACCGGAAAGTTTGTTAGTGAAGAAAACAACCCTGAAACAGGAGAAATTCCGTGGTAA
- a CDS encoding helix-turn-helix domain-containing protein, translated as MHNPFEDLQNRLIRLEALVLELQSSQQPSVIKHLGGIELAMQITGLAQSTIYNLVSADRIPYMKRGKKLYFSRTDLEAWITEGKQDVIRNIEA; from the coding sequence ATGCACAATCCATTTGAAGATCTTCAGAATCGGCTTATCCGTTTGGAAGCTCTTGTTCTTGAACTTCAGTCTAGTCAGCAACCTTCTGTTATCAAACACCTGGGCGGTATTGAACTGGCGATGCAAATCACAGGACTAGCCCAATCTACTATTTACAATCTGGTATCCGCAGACCGCATCCCTTATATGAAGCGGGGCAAGAAGTTGTATTTCAGCCGTACTGACCTGGAAGCCTGGATTACCGAAGGAAAACAGGACGTTATCCGGAACATAGAGGCATAG
- a CDS encoding LytTR family DNA-binding domain-containing protein has protein sequence MKVLIIEDENLTARRLESLLLKYDPSIEVLAKIPSVAKAVQWFRENPSPDLVFMDIHLDDDLGFRIFEQVQLLVPIIFTTAYDEYMIQAFKVNSIDYLLKPVNYEELVAALNKYQLLKKQAQAATPDLTTLLNLLGKPKETDYKDRFMVTVGTKIRSIETSEIAYFFLEEKVAFLVTQDGLHLPVDYSLDKLTQILNPRQFFRISRQYLVSLSAIETIHTYSSSKLKLDLKPKARHEVFVSGDRITDFKEWLGK, from the coding sequence ATGAAAGTACTTATTATAGAAGATGAAAATCTGACTGCCCGCCGACTGGAATCTTTACTCCTTAAGTATGATCCCAGTATTGAAGTTCTTGCCAAAATACCTTCTGTTGCTAAGGCTGTGCAATGGTTCCGGGAAAATCCTTCTCCAGATCTGGTGTTTATGGACATCCATCTCGACGATGATCTGGGCTTCCGTATCTTTGAACAGGTACAGCTACTGGTTCCTATTATCTTTACAACAGCTTATGACGAATACATGATACAGGCATTTAAGGTAAACAGCATTGATTACCTGTTAAAGCCTGTGAATTATGAGGAACTCGTGGCAGCCTTAAACAAATATCAGCTGTTGAAAAAACAGGCTCAGGCAGCCACTCCTGATCTGACCACCTTGCTCAACCTGCTTGGCAAACCCAAAGAAACAGACTACAAAGACCGTTTTATGGTTACTGTCGGGACAAAAATCCGTAGCATAGAGACTTCCGAAATTGCCTATTTCTTTCTGGAAGAAAAAGTTGCCTTTCTGGTTACTCAGGATGGTTTACATTTACCCGTAGATTATAGTCTGGATAAGCTAACACAGATACTCAATCCCCGGCAGTTTTTCCGTATCAGCCGTCAATACCTTGTGTCTCTGTCTGCAATTGAAACTATTCATACCTATTCGAGCAGCAAACTAAAGCTGGATCTGAAACCCAAGGCTCGCCATGAGGTATTCGTCAGCGGAGACCGGATAACTGATTTTAAGGAATGGCTGGGCAAATAA
- a CDS encoding TonB-dependent receptor domain-containing protein: MRKLLLLFTFTICLTTAFAQTASAPKGNGKITGVILDSTNRQAVSFASVSLLNPATNKPVDGVVSDDKGKFTLSKIADGKYTLSIFFVGYQTKVVPGITISDKNDNIDLGTIVVSPSVQLLKEVTVEAQRNIIEEKVDRTVYNAENDATNKGGDATDVLRKVPMLSVDLDGNVSLRGSQNIKVLINNRPSTITAGSVADALKQIPSDLIKSVEVITSPSAKYDAEGSGGIINIITKKNTLSGFSLNTDASAGTRGSNLGLRGSYRKGKMGFSLGGFGRYGYNVNGNFNSTQQTYVNGEPNYLTKQSAYNRNNFLFGHYNLGWDYDINDNNFLSASVQYGARNRDTYQDGLSSQTFAADTLNSSSLRDVHTKDLSGTVDVNLNFTHNFKKPQQEFSILTQYSRNNQTNDFVSSLLSESDAIESRRKNLNKSYNEEITIQLDYQNPIGKSQMLEVGAKEIIRKVTSDYQYLTATGATGAYVLSTDNTLTNVFSYNQKITSGYLSYTYNLPKNYSLKAGARYEYTTIDAAMRAETEAISIPSYGVLVPSLNLSKKLKNGNMVKAAYNRRIQRPSLQFLNPNVQSSNQLNITVGNPDLKPEYTNNFELSYSTNIKSTSLNFSTFMRNTNNVIGPLRSAKGDTIITTYQNVGTENAYGFSVFVNINLSNRLSLNGGTDTYYSSLNNGTYNNQGWVYNIRGFGNYTLGKGWGIQAFGFYRGRQVQLQGFQSGFGIYSLSIKKDFANKRGSIGFGAENFLTPANRMRVNLTSADLVQSSVTEMHNMSFKVNVSYRFGKISANDAPRRSRKSINNDDLKEGGDNTGGAQQQGGGAPQGQGGGAPLGPGAGPGGAGKPSNQLKVPALPQQKTDSTMQKKPLPVLEQKQ; encoded by the coding sequence ATGCGAAAATTACTTCTCCTCTTCACTTTTACTATCTGCCTGACAACTGCTTTTGCTCAGACAGCTTCTGCTCCAAAAGGGAACGGTAAGATCACAGGTGTGATTCTTGACTCTACCAATCGCCAGGCCGTTTCGTTTGCCAGTGTATCCCTTCTCAATCCGGCTACAAACAAACCTGTCGACGGAGTTGTCAGCGATGATAAAGGAAAGTTTACCCTTTCTAAAATAGCGGATGGGAAATATACTCTCTCCATATTTTTCGTTGGTTACCAGACTAAGGTTGTTCCAGGCATCACCATCAGTGATAAAAATGACAATATAGATCTGGGTACGATTGTGGTAAGCCCCAGTGTACAGTTGCTGAAGGAAGTGACCGTAGAGGCACAACGTAATATCATTGAGGAGAAAGTAGACCGCACGGTGTATAATGCTGAAAACGACGCTACCAATAAAGGAGGAGATGCCACCGATGTACTACGCAAAGTACCTATGCTGTCAGTAGATCTGGATGGAAACGTTTCATTGCGTGGTAGTCAGAATATCAAAGTATTAATCAACAACCGTCCTTCGACCATTACTGCCGGAAGTGTAGCCGATGCCTTGAAGCAAATTCCTTCGGATCTGATCAAATCAGTAGAAGTGATTACCTCTCCATCTGCCAAATACGATGCTGAAGGTTCAGGTGGTATCATCAATATTATTACCAAGAAAAATACACTTAGTGGTTTCTCCCTGAATACAGATGCCAGTGCAGGTACCAGAGGTAGCAACCTGGGTCTGCGGGGTAGCTACCGCAAAGGAAAAATGGGCTTCTCTCTGGGTGGATTTGGACGTTACGGATACAATGTAAACGGAAACTTTAACAGTACTCAGCAAACCTACGTAAATGGAGAGCCAAACTACCTGACAAAACAAAGTGCATACAACCGTAACAACTTCCTGTTTGGACATTACAACCTGGGTTGGGACTATGATATCAACGATAATAACTTCCTGAGTGCCTCTGTCCAGTATGGAGCCCGTAACCGGGACACCTATCAGGACGGATTATCGAGTCAGACTTTCGCAGCAGATACATTAAACAGTAGCAGTCTGCGGGATGTACACACCAAAGACTTATCTGGTACGGTGGATGTGAACCTGAACTTTACCCATAACTTTAAAAAGCCTCAACAGGAGTTTAGTATATTAACTCAGTATAGCCGTAATAACCAAACCAACGATTTTGTCAGTTCACTTCTTTCAGAAAGTGATGCAATTGAAAGCAGACGCAAAAACCTGAACAAAAGTTATAATGAGGAAATAACCATTCAGCTGGATTACCAGAATCCAATTGGAAAAAGCCAAATGCTGGAAGTAGGTGCCAAAGAGATCATCCGTAAAGTAACCAGTGACTATCAGTATCTCACAGCAACAGGAGCAACTGGTGCTTATGTTCTCAGCACTGACAATACATTGACTAACGTGTTTAGCTACAACCAGAAAATTACTTCAGGATATCTTTCCTATACGTATAATCTGCCTAAGAACTATAGCCTGAAAGCAGGTGCACGATATGAGTATACCACCATTGATGCAGCTATGCGCGCAGAGACAGAGGCTATCTCTATTCCATCGTATGGAGTATTGGTACCTAGCCTTAATTTGTCCAAAAAGCTTAAAAACGGAAATATGGTCAAAGCGGCCTATAACCGTCGCATTCAACGGCCTTCTTTACAATTTTTAAATCCTAATGTACAGTCTTCCAATCAGTTAAATATAACCGTAGGAAATCCTGATCTGAAGCCAGAGTATACAAACAACTTTGAGTTGTCTTATAGTACAAACATTAAAAGTACTTCGCTGAATTTTTCTACATTTATGCGAAATACTAATAATGTAATTGGCCCGTTAAGAAGTGCAAAGGGTGATACTATTATAACAACATACCAGAACGTAGGGACAGAAAATGCATATGGTTTTAGTGTGTTTGTCAATATTAATCTGTCAAACAGATTATCACTAAATGGTGGAACAGATACATACTATAGTTCACTAAACAATGGAACGTATAATAATCAGGGGTGGGTATATAACATTCGGGGATTTGGAAACTATACGCTAGGCAAAGGTTGGGGAATACAAGCTTTTGGATTCTACAGAGGACGTCAGGTGCAGTTACAAGGGTTTCAAAGCGGATTTGGTATCTATAGTCTGAGTATAAAGAAAGATTTTGCCAACAAAAGAGGCAGTATCGGATTTGGAGCTGAAAACTTTCTTACACCTGCCAACAGAATGCGTGTTAACCTGACTTCGGCAGATTTAGTGCAGTCCAGTGTAACAGAAATGCACAATATGAGTTTTAAAGTAAATGTCAGCTATCGGTTTGGAAAGATAAGTGCCAATGATGCTCCCCGCAGAAGTCGTAAGTCCATTAACAATGACGACCTGAAAGAAGGTGGAGATAACACTGGTGGTGCACAACAGCAAGGTGGTGGAGCCCCTCAGGGACAAGGCGGAGGTGCGCCTCTAGGACCGGGAGCAGGACCAGGAGGAGCAGGTAAACCATCCAATCAGTTGAAAGTGCCAGCTTTGCCTCAGCAAAAAACAGATTCAACCATGCAGAAAAAACCGTTGCCTGTATTGGAGCAAAAACAATAA